Proteins found in one Labrus bergylta chromosome 8, fLabBer1.1, whole genome shotgun sequence genomic segment:
- the dop1a gene encoding protein dopey-1 isoform X3, whose translation MNAEEVELLSDSKYRNYVAAVDKALKNFEYSSEWADLISALGKLNKVLQNNAKYQVVPKKLTIGKRLAQCLHPALPSGVHRKALETYEIIFKIIGPKRLAKDLFLYSSGLFPLLSNAAMSVKPVLLGLYETYYLPLGKTLKPGLQGLLTGVLPGLEEGSEYYDRTNTLLEKVAAAVEQSAFYSALWGSILTSPAVRLPGVSFVLLHLNRKLSMEDQLYVIGSDIELMVEAVSTSVQDSSVLVQRSTLDLILFCFPFHMSQATRPDMIRILSAALHVVLRRDMSLNRRLYAWLLGFDNNGVMTGPRSTRQSNPEEHASQYFNTFSKDMLVQAMVGILQGKARGGEEESILMHDLKPFRILISLLDKPELGPAILEDVLIEVFRTLHTQCRTELDLQNQSPFSKDHTHLSSKLRENKKTAELIKTANLLFNSFEPYYMWDYIARWFEECCRGTVNSGTRAPRHAGSLDLPELSLVEFCQLVDFLLDIVSLETYIEIQTEHLPQLLLRMVAALTCHLQTLGLGELTHCLRLCSKILSKVQPPLVSPLALPSVPGAQGLATSTGNLSNSARDKSREKEDKRALPSTLEPPGSGEVFEDGENHPSSRSSESGFTDFVQYQGDGPEDSERTPHPNPAVKTGRRSSGPSQTKPLDKPVMQCCLEHFQQFLSRLISLYITPGQGHKAEAERGEVMQSGSLVSEGSQQSVQMELCSITGMVQREFVAAFTAACQLFLECSSFPVYIAEGNLKSSPPQEEQFDSEQVRLPVWLQTLMDACCLANDFSLQGVAISLLMDLVGLTQSVAIVTAESVASDGSPESTQPMSPSQGRVAVVIRPPLTQGILKYIADKTDFFKNVALILWDQLSEGTPQHHQRSVELFYQLHNLVPSSSICEDVISQQLMHRDKRVRLEAHVKFSVLWHLTRDLNMTKSSPFNRTFDRSLFIMLDSLSYWDPCTSAVGRGWLNQVLQRHDIARVLEPLLLILLHPKTHRVSIQRVQSQRHWAQVFPEPRNQEPSEPMYTRDSGFSDNFSHIHGERVSQDELRGLAIGEMEPFCLTVNPLSDSLSLLSLSSENLQLAGEYQPADQQGEPQSSESSVSQSSTVEIGSFEELEGVGSTVNGSDQQPGLSDEISEDSVEEAVSSLIKELIERVLCLVEEDSLDISPPPENWPQTDTDSTSSDTSTGLRLDSGPPTVSNHQTLPEMLAGGTLEFFSGTPADISAEEQHREGITRHSSSPSIVTLPDCLNPVTLDHSLHVEDSQARKRSHSSTQLSLKGKIMERLADKSPGAKPKIKKTKRKADERQKKLTNQAEKLRPPSIFFGDSLDLENWYSCGEGEVSEIESDTGSPSGGSGVTVGGASVTRRRSSSAPPRFNIHPLYQHVLLYLQLYDSSRALHALSAIAAMLRSSPSGFVSAMSTTSINNTYTPQLSLLQNLLARHRVSVMGKDFYCPIPQDSHSHSFRSAMYLEIIISLCLYFLRSYYSAHVAAGPQDLAGNRAMQLTSVEVLTLLFSELAKVTGGSAKGFASFISDVLSKCKVQKVVLHCLLSSIFSAQKWHEQQSSGINVASVEEGLSEDSVINLSEDQIDSCSAVQSQLLRLLQSLVVLEHRVLVPADEGGEGGPVGGVSGGGVTGSGAGAGFEMLGGEVEHVNPQQPMTSLQYLHGQPITAQGMFLCAVIRALHQHHTCKMHPQWIGLITATLPYMGRVLRRVVASVTLQLCRNLDNLLQQYRYEIGITDTRPQWMALCIPPDLILTVLEGMTAIIHYCLLDPTSQYHQLQVSVDQKHLAEARSGILSILHTIMSSVTLLWSVLHQADNSDKPAAASAASTSNINLGSTKNLRQQILELLGPISMNHGAHFMAAIAYVWNERKQVKTPVRNKVIPLASEEQLLLVELVRSVSAMRTETVMQTVKEVLKQPPAIAKDKKHLSLEVCMLQFFYAYVQRIPVSSLVDSWPSLLALLKDSVPLGLPAPGQFLILGVLNEFILKNPNLESKKDQRELQDVTHKVVEAIGTIAGSSLEQTTWLRRNLEVKASPQIVVDGANLEADVEDLMLTVMEASSFTPSVYSVHALTLLAEVLAHLLDMVFYSDEKERVIPLLVNIMHYVVPYLRNHSAHNAPSYRACIQLLSSLSGYQYTRRAWKKEAFDLFMDHTFFQMDSSCVSHWRAIIDHLMTHDKTTFRDLMTRVAVAQSSSLSLFTNRDAELEQRAMLLKRLAFTIYSSEVDQYQKYLPDIQERLVESLRLPQVPILHAQVFLFFRVLLLRMSPQHLTSLWPTMITELVQVFLLMEQELTADEDISKTSGPSVAGLETTYSGGNGFSTSYNSQRWLNLYLSACKLLDLALALPPESLPQFQMYRWAFIPEASDDSGLEVRRQGTHQREFKPYVVRLAKLLRKRAKKNPEEDCSTRTLSWEPGHLMLTLYVIRSMEQLLPFFNLLSQVFNSKASSRSGPTYSNNPADASFPGHKEGHKLESQKVFWSRARQNIEEMVEKDFLEGLIKT comes from the exons ATGAATGCAGAGGAAGTGGAGCTGCTCAGTGACTCCAAGTACAGGAACTATGTGGCAGCAGTGGACAAAGCCCTCAAGAACTTTGAGTACTCCAGTGAGTGGGCAGACCTCATCTCTGCACTGGGGAAACTCAACAAG GTTTTGCAGAACAATGCAAAGTACCAAGTGGTTCCTAAGAAGCTGACGATAGGCAAACGGCTGGCCCAATGCCTCCATCCCGCCCTGCCCAGCGGGGTCCACCGCAAGGCCTTGGAGACCTATGAGATCATCTTCAAGATCATTGGTCCCAAGAGGCTGGCCAAAGACCTCTTTCTTTACAG CTCTGGGCTCTTCCCTTTACTCTCCAATGCTGCCATGTCTGTGAAGCCTGTGCTGCTGGGGCTCTATGAGACATACTACTTACCCCTGGGAAAGACTCTGAAACCAGGCCTGCAGGGGCTCCTGACTGGGGTCCTGCCTGGTCTAGAGGAGGGCTCAGAGTATTACGACAG GACCAACACCCTGTTAGAGAAGGTGGCTGCAGCAGTGGAGCAGTCTGCCTTCTACAGTGCCTTGTGGGGCAGCATCCTGACCAGCCCTGCTGTGCGTCTCCCTGGGGTGTCTTTTGTTCTGCTGCACCTCAATCGCAAGCTCTCCATGGAGGACCAGCTCTATGTCATAGGCAGTGACATTGAACTCATG GTGGAGGCGGTCAGTACCTCAGTCCAGGACTCCAGTGTGTTGGTGCAGAGGAGCACCCTGGACCTGATCCTCTTCTGCTTCCCGTTCCATATGAGCCAG GCGACCCGCCCTGACATGATCCGGATCCTATCAGCCGCTTTGCATGTGGTTTTAAGACGAGACATGTCCCTCAACCGCAGACTCTACGCCTGGCTGCTTG GCTTTGATAACAACGGGGTGATGACAGGACCTCGGAGCACTCGTCAGAGCAACCCAGAGGAGCATGCTAGCCAATATTTCAACACCTTCTCTAAAGACATGCTTGTTCAG GCAATGGTGGGGATACTGCAGGGTAAGGCCCGaggtggagaagaagaaagcataCTCATGCATGACCTTAAGCCATTTCGCATCCTTATTAGTCTGCTGGACAAACCGGAGTTGG GTCCAGCAATCCTCGAGGATGTTCTGATTGAGGTGTTTCGAACTCTACACACTCAGTGCAGAACAGAGTTGGACCTCCAGAACCAGAGTCCTTTCAGCAAAGACCACACACACCTCAGCAG CAAACTACGTGAGAACAAGAAGACAGCAGAACTGATCAAAACAGCCAACCTCCTCTTTAACTCGTTTGAGCCGTACTACATGTGGGACTACATCGCTCGCTGGTTTGAGGAGTGCTGCAG GGGGACTGTTAACAGCGGCACACGCGCACCACGGCATGCTGGGAGCTTAGATCTTCCCGAGCTGTCATTGGTAGAGTTCTGTCAGCTTGTGGATTTCCTGCTGGATATTGTTTCATTG GAGACCTACATAGAGATCCAAACAGAGCATCTCCCTCAACTGCTGCTGCGTATGGTGGCAGCACTGACCTGTCACCTGCAGACTCTGGGCCTCGGAGAACTTACCCACTGCCTTCGTCTCTGCTCAAAGATCCTCAGTAAAGTACAGCCTCCACTGGTTTCTCCTCTGGCCCTCCCATCAGTACCCGGGGCTCAGGGCCTGGCAACCTCCACTGGCAACCTCTCAAACTCAGCAAGAGATAAGAGCAGAGAAAAGGAAGACAAGCGG GCTTTGCCCTCTACTCTGGAGCCACCTGGCAGTGGAGAAGTGTTTGAGGATGGGGAAAACCACCCAAGTAGTCGCTCTTCAGAAAGTGGCTTCACAGACTTTGTCCAGTACCAGGGTGATGGCCCTGAGGATTCAGAGCGAACTCCTCATCCCAACCCAGCAGTCAAAACAGGCCGCCGCTCTTCAGGCCCATCTCAGACCAAACCTTTGGACAAACCAGTAATGCAGTGCTGCCTGGAGCATTTCCAGCAGTTTCTCTCAAGACTAATCAGCTTATATATTACCCCTGGGCAGGGGCATAAAGCTGAAGCTGAAAGAGGTGAAGTAATGCAGTCAGGTTCTCTGGTTTCAGAGGGCTCCCAGCAAAGTGTTCAGATGGAGTTGTGCTCAATAACAGGAATGGTCCAGAGGGAGTTCGTTGCTGCTTTTACTGCTGCCTGCCAACTCTTCCTAGAGTGCTCCAGTTTCCCTGTGTACATTGCAGAGGGAAACCTTAAGTCCTCACCCCCACAAGAAGAACAGTTTG ACAGCGAGCAGGTCCGTCTGCCAGTGTGGCTGCAGACGCTGATGGATGCATGCTGCTTGGCCAATGACTTCAGCCTGCAGGGTGTTGCCATCTCCCTGCTTATGGACCTCGTGGGACTCACCCAGTCAGTTGCCATTGTGACAGCTGAAAGTGTGGCATCTGATGGCAGTCCTGAGTCCACGCAGCCCATGAGCCCCAGCCAGGGTCGCGTAGCTGTTGTCATCAGGCCACCACTCACTCAGGGAATCCTAAAGTACATTGCTGACAAGACAGACTTCTTCAAG AATGTTGCTCTGATCTTATGGGACCAGTTGAGTGAGGGGACACCTCAGCACCATCAACGCAGCGTGGAGCTCTTCTACCAGCTCCACAACCTGGTGCCCTCCTCCAGCATCTGTGAGGACGTCATCAGCCAGCAACTCATGCACAGAGACAAG AGAGTACGGCTGGAGGCCCACGTGAAGTTCTCTGTGCTGTGGCATTTGACACGTGATCTTAACATGACCAAGTCCTCTCCTTTTAATCGCACATTTGACAG GTCTCTCTTCATCATGCTTGACAGTTTAAGTTATTGGGATCCATGTACGAGTGCTGTTGGTCGGGGATGGCTGAATCAGGTCCTTCAGAGGCATGATATTGCTCGGGTATTAGAACCTCTTCTACTCATCTTGCTGCATCCCAAGACCCACCGAGTGTCTATTCAGAGGGTACAGTCCCAACGCCACTGGGCACAGGTCTTCCCTGAACCACGTAATCAGGAGCCATCAGAACCCATGTACACTCGGGACTCTGGCTTTTCTGACA ACTTCAGTCACATCCATGGGGAGAGGGTGTCACAAGACGAGCTCCGAGGCCTGGCGATTGGGGAAATGGAGCCTTTCTGTCTCACTGTCAACCCCCTGAGTGATAGTCTGTCCTTATTGAGCCTGAGCAGTGAGAACCTACAACTAGCTGGAGAATATCAGCCTgctgaccagcagggggagccTCAGAGCTCTGAGTCTAGTGTTTCTCAATCATCTACAGTGGAAATTGGTAGCTTTGAGGAACTAGAGGGTGTCGGCAGCACAGTCAATGGTTCAGACCAGCAGCCTGGTTTATCAGATGAAATCTCTGAGGACTCTGTTGAGGAGGCTGTGTCCTCTTTAATCAAAGAGCTTATAGAAAGAGTTTTGTGTTTAGTAGAAGAGGATTCCCTtgacatttcacctcctccagaAAACTGGCCCCAGACCGACACAGACAGCACATCTTCAGATACCTCAACAGGTCTCCGTCTCGACTCTGGACCACCTACCGTCTCTAACCACCAGACACTGCCTGAAATGCTTGCTGGAGGAACACTGGAGTTCTTCTCAGGTACACCAGCTGATATATCTGCAGAGGAGCAGCACAGAGAGGGCATCACCCGTCATAGTTCATCACCTTCTATTGTCACATTGCCAGACTGTTTAAACCCAGTCACCCTTGACCACAGCTTGCATGTGGAAGATTCTCAGGCCCGTAAACGTAGCCATAGCAGCACCCAGCTAAGCCTTAAAGGGAAGATCATGGAGAGGCTTGCAGACAAATCTCCAGGAGCAAAGCCCAAAATCAAGAAGACCAAGAGGAAAGCAGATGAGAGGCAAAAGAAGTTGACAAATCAAGCTGAAAAACTGCGACCTCCCAGTATTTTCTTCGGGGACAGCCTGGATCTGGAAAATTGGTATAGCTGCGGGGAGGGAGAGGTGTCAGAGATTGAAAGTGACACTGGCTCACCCAGTGGGGGCTCTGGTGTAACTGTCGGGGGTGCTAGTGTCACAAGACGCAGATCATCCTCTGCCCCACCTCGTTTCAACATCCATCCTCTCTACCAGCATGTCCTGCTCTACCTCCAGCTATACGACTCCTCACGCGCCCTCCACGCTCTGTCAGCCATTGCAGCAATGTTAAGATCCTCTCCCTCGGGGTTTGTAAGTGCCATGTCCACCACCAGCATCAACAACACCTACACTCCACAGCTTTCTTTGCTTCAGAACCTCCTAGCCCGTCACAGGGTCTCTGTCATGGGCAAAGACTTTTACTGTCCAATCCCCCAGgattcacactcacactcattcCGCAGCGCCATGTACCTGGAGATCATTATTTCACTCTGTCTCTACTTCCTAAGAAGTTATTACTCTGCCCATGTGGCAGCGGGCCCTCAGGACTTGGCAGGGAACCGGGCCATGCAGTTGACCAGTGTAGAGGTCTTAACTCTTCTTTTTAGTGAGCTAGCCAAAGTCACGGGTGGCTCTGCTAAAGGCTTCGCTAGTTTCATAAGCGATGTGCTTTCAAAGTGCAAAGTTCAGAAGGTGGTCCTCCACTGCTTGCTCTCCTCTATATTCAGTGCTCAGAAGTGGCATGAGCAACAGTCGTCAGGCATCAACGTGGCTTCAGTGGAGGAGGGTCTGTCAGAGGACAGTGTGATCAACCTGTCAGAGGACCAGATAGACAGCTGCAGCGCTGTCCAGTCTCAGCTGCTCAGACTGCTGCAGAGCCTTGTTGTTCTTGAGCACAGAGTCCTGGTGCCAGctgatgaaggaggagaaggaggaccTGTGGGGGGTGTTTCAGGAGGTGGAGTGACAGGAAGCGGTGCTGGGGCCGGATTTGAGATGTTGGGTGGGGAAGTAGAACATGTAAACCCTCAGCAGCCAATGACTTCCCTGCAGTACCTCCAtggacagccaatcacagcgcaggGTATGTTCCTGTGTGCGGTGATCAGAGCACTGCATCAGCACCACACATGTAAGATGCATCCTCAGTGGATTGGACTCATCACTGCCACCCTGCCATACATGGGGAGGGTGCTGAGGAGGGTGGTGGCTTCAGTCACCCTGCAGCTGTGCAGGAACCTGGACAACCTTCTTCAGCAGTATCGCTATGAAATCGGGATTACTGACACCAG ACCACAGTGGATGGCTCTTTGCATCCCTCCTGACCTGATTCTGACAGTTCTGGAGGGGATGACAGCTATCATCCATTACTGCCTGCTGGATCCCACCTCTCAGTACCACCAG TTACAAGTGAGCGTTGACCAGAAGCACCTGGCTGAGGCTCGTTCAGGCATCCTTTCCATCCTCCACACCATCATGTCTTCTGTCACCTTGCTGTGGAGTGTCCTCCATCAAGCAGACAACTCGGACAAGCCAGCAGCTGCCTCTGCTGCCTCCACTTCAAATATCAACCTGGGCTCCACTAAG AACCTCCGGCAGCAAATATTGGAACTGCTAGGTCCAATCTCCATGAACCACGGTGCTCACTTTATGGCAGCCATTGCCTACGTTTGGAATGAGAGGAAGCAGGTAAAAACTCCAGTCAGGAATAAG GTGATTCCTCTAGCAAGTGAAGAACAGCTGCTGCTGGTTGAGCTGGTCCGTTCAGTGAGTGCCATGCGCACTGAGACCGTCATGCAAACTGTCAAAGAGGTCTTGAAGCAGCCGCCTGCCATAGCAAAGGACAAG AAACACCTTTCTTTGGAAGTCTGTATGCTTCAATTCTTCTATGCTTATGTCCAGAG GATCCCTGTGTCCAGTTTAGTTGATAGCTGGCCGTCTCTGCTGGCGCTGCTGAAGGACTCGGTACCATTAGGCCTGCCTGCCCCAGGACAGTTTCTTATTCTAGG agtttTGAATGAGTTCATTTTGAAGAATCCCAATCTGGAAAGCAAGAAGGACCAACGGGAGCTGCAG GATGTGACTCATAAGGTGGTGGAGGCTATTGGAACAATTGCAGGCTCCTCTCTGGAGCAAACCACATGGCTGAGGAGAAACCTGGAGGTGAAGGCTTCCCCTCAGATAGTTGTGGATGGAGCCAACCTGGAAGCCGATGTAGAAG ATTTAATGCTCACAGTGATGGAGGCCTCCAGCTTTACTCCATCAGTGTACAGCGTTCATGCCCTCACACTGCTGGCTGAG GTGCTGGCTCATCTGTTGGACATGGTGTTCTACAGTGACGAGAAGGAGAGGGTGATCCCACTGCTGGTTAATATCATGCACTACGTAGTGCCCTACCTCCGCAACCACAG TGCTCACAACGCCCCCAGTTACAGGGCCTGCATCCAACTGTTAAGCAGCCTGAGCGGGTACCAGTACACCCGCCGTGCCTGGAAGAAGGAGGCCTTTGACCTCTTCATGGACCACACCTTCTTCCAGATGGACTCCTCCTGCGTCAGCCA CTGGAGAGCCATCATTGACCACTTGATGACTCATGACAAGACCACATTTAGAGACCTCATGA CTCGGGTGGCTGTAGCTCAGAGCAGCTCTCTGAGTCTCTTCACTAACAGAGATGCTGAGCTGGAGCAGAGAGCCATGCTACTCAAACGGCTGGCTTTCACCATCTACAGCAGTGAAGTGGACCAGTACCAGAAATACCTCCCAGACATACAAG agcGTTTGGTGGAGAGCCTGCGTCTACCTCAGGTGCCCATCCTCCATGCTCAGGTTTTCCTGTTCTTCAGAGTGCTGCTGCTCCGCATGTCTCCTCAGCACCTCACCTCACTATGGCCCACTATGATCACTGAACTG GTCCAGGTGTTTCTTCTGATGGAGCAGGAGCTGACAGCTGATGAAGACATATCAAA GACATCAGGCCCGTCTGTGGCTGGTTTGGAGACCACCTACTCTGGTGGAAACGGCTTCTCCACCTCATACAACAGCCAGCGCTGGCTTAACCTCTATCTGTCTGCCTGCAAGCTCCTGGACCTGGCCCTCGCCCTTCCTCCTGAGAGCCTGCCTCAGTTTCAGAT GTACCGCTGGGCTTTCATCCCAGAAGCGTCAGACGATTCAGGATTGGAAGTGAGACGTCAGGGGACTCACCAGAGAGAATTTAAACCCTATG